The sequence below is a genomic window from Coffea arabica cultivar ET-39 chromosome 4c, Coffea Arabica ET-39 HiFi, whole genome shotgun sequence.
CTTGACATGGGAAGCTCTTCACTGCCAGTACACTCAATTGAGCCAAAAAATTTCTTGCGGACTTGAAACTTCCACCTCTTACAATCAGAGTGCTCAGCAATTTCAACAGTTTGAGGTTCTACTGCAAAGGTTTATTGAAAATGAGCCATTTGAGCAGGGTTCAAGGCCAGAAATTTATGCTCGAATGAGAAATTCTTTGCCTAAACTGCTTCAGGTTCCAAAAGTCCAAGGTATAGTCTGGTTAGAGATTAATGATGCATATTTGGATCACTTCAGctaagttttttcttttgttttgataGTTATCCATTTTTTGGTTGTGCATTCTTTTGGTAATATTATGTTCTCCAATTATGTGAAGTATGTATGGTTAAACCAACACGAATAGCCTATTCTGAGTTTGCTGTTCCTATTAGCCTATTTTGTTATGACTTGTAGGCTCAGATCAGAAAAGCATGGACGAAGAGTCAGATTTGCTTGTGCTTGCCCCAAATCTGATTACTATAATTGAGAGTTCGATCCTGACTTTCCATCAATTTCTAAAAACGGACAAGAAAAAATCAGGTGGTGTGCGGAATGTTTTTGGAAGTCAGGACCACATGGTTACTCCTCTTCAACAGATTCAATCTTCTCTTGAGAAGGTGAGGCTACTTATAtgtacatgtgtgtgtgtgtgaagaATAACAAGAgagggggggagagagagagagagagagagcgtgAGGCTGAGTGATTTGGCTGTTGCTACCTTTTTGTTAAAGGTTGATTTTATTGATTTACTTTAACATTACATCCTGTTGGTCTCACACTATAAATTCACTTCGAAAATGCTTGCATGCTTTGTCAAAGACTCAAAACTCGTGTTAATTCTGCACAgttcttttccttcttgtatCATTGCTTTGGTTTTTGATCTATTTGGCTGTTTTGATGTATTCACTTCCTCTTCTTATCTATGATGCATCTCTGCATGTGTGTGTGCATGCATGCTTGTGGCTGTGTGTCTCTGGTGGTGTGATTGTATGGATTGTCAACCTGTTTTAAAAAATTGGGATACATTGTAGAAGTGAACTGTATTGATCCATCAATATGAGACCATGATGGAGTTTTGCAGTCTGCTTAGGTGTCCTACAAATATCTTCTGCAAACTGCTTTCCTGGATTTATTTTTGAAGCCTCTTAATTACAGAAAGCATTGAAACTGAAGGAACAGCGGAATAGGACAAAGAGCTGGAAAAAGAAAGCATGGCCCAGCATAGCTGAGGATGTGGATCTATTGCTTGGCACCATTGATGTCAAAGTGTTGTCTAGGGTTGTAAGAATGGTGAAGATGAGCAAGGGGCAGTTGTTTTGGTGTGaagaaaagatgaaaaggaTTGACTGCTGCGGTGGGAAGCTGGAAAGAGACCCCTCCCCCATTTTGTTTCCTTGCTAGTTGGTTAAGAATCTAGAATGCTTTGTGCAGTAGTTGCTCCATAGTTGCTCCTGGACGACCAACTCCTTTCGtttcttgttctttttgttTAAGGATTTCTTAGGATGAGAAAACTACTGGATGTATATTAGTAAGTAAATTGAAGGTTTAAGTTATAATAATTAGGCTAAAAGAGATTGCTATTTCGCGATCAGCAATTATACAGGATGGAATGAGCTATGCGGTTTTGGTGTTTTGATTAGATGAACTTTTTCATCAGGATTACGCAAAATGGCCGGTTATATGCCATTTGTTGTTGGGGCAAGCATATTCTAGGGGACATATAGGTAGGGTTGCAAACAAACCAAGTGATTTTTATGTCAAAACAgacattttttagttttttattttaatactAAAATTATATGTATAGttctaatatttttattatgtattaagaaaaaatgaatattttatttattttttaaataataaaattatttttttatttttttagttcaAGGTCGACTAGACTTGAATTTTACATTGAATGTTGGTCGATCTTAAATCTGATCTTAATAAAATTGAGTcgaattttgatttaattacGTCAAAACTCGATTTTATTCGGTTCATTTGCAGCTCTACGTGTACAAGTACAAGTGAGGATGATAATTGCCAACCAAACATGCATGAAAGAAAAATTAACTTCCTTGGCTTTCTCACACTTTTCCCTGCCTGCTAATAAATACTTCCTAATAGGTTTTCAACTCTTGGCCCCGCCTACTTCGTAGCTTAACGGCCTTAGAAACAGCGTGCACGTGTTGATGGCCGAATCTGAGCTTCTCTAGAGCTGCTGTAATacagacccatttttctttccaTCAAAAAACATTCCAAACGTTTGGATTCCTTTTTTgtcaaaaacaaattttttaaatctaatgctataataatataaataaaattaatttcaaaaattttcatacaaaattttttcatatacactactaaaataaagttttttaaaaatatacttaAAAACAATTAATCTAAACggaaaatttctttcctttctatcttttcttattcttcttcctctctctccCCTCCCCCTCTCATCCCATCATTGCCGGCGCTGccactccctctctctctctaaacGGGTTTGGTTTGAAGCGTTAAAGGCACCagaaattgaaacaaacaatgtgtttggattgtgtgTTATTTCACTTTATTCACGCCTTATTTACACACACTGATTTGCTTACATCATTAATAcgtttttcaatcacttttttatttcaaatacatcatatcaaaaaaatgctGCAATacttttttataaatttatctcaaataatttacaatccaaacacactaaaaTTAGATATCGAACCAACCGCTGAAACTCTACAAATGAATGGATAGAAATACTACTGCTACTATATCGGATGTCCCCGAAGGAACTACTACTAAATTTTGACGATGTTATGCTAGCACACTATTTCAAGTAACTGTACACTCGATTTAAGTGCTGCTGGTGGTAGTGTAGAGTCTTTTGGGTTCTTAAATAGCAAATGCAATATGTGGCTGAGGAAGTGTAATGGTGGTGGAAGGGGCAGCACTGCGAATTCATTGGAGGGATTGATCTGAGCAAATCCAGAAGGCTCTCACCACCAACTAGGATCTTTTGTTAATAACACGATTGTAGGGGGACTAGCTTCCCTAAAGCTACTGTAATTGACTCTTGAAACTCCTTTATTACTTTATTATCTCCGTCATCTGATTGTTACCCAAAAAACCTGGCATTTGTGATTAGAAATAATTTAAGAAACGTCCTCTGAGGTTTTTGACTATTGCATTGGCATCCCTTTAGGTTTCCAAAATCACACTAACCTTTTTTGAGATTTATTATCTCGTAATATCTAGGTCTAACcaacaattaaaaaataatatcagGAGAGAGAAAATCACATGATTCCACCATTGCCCTTTATCTACTATATTAATTGGTCAATCTAATACCAGCCCATACATTAAAGAAAAAcactgagtttgtttggataagaatttattttgatgatttatttgatacagttactgtagcattttttatgatatgatgtatgtgagataaaaaggtgattgggaattgTGTGTGTGATgtaagcaaaacaaaatctgaaatAAATCTTGCAAACTTTCtttgtccaaacaaactcactATAATTTGTTGTCTATTATCAGGAATCAAATTACATATACCGTCAAACAAATAGTATATCGttctatatattttatttaatgtaATGTCTAAATTACTCTTTTTAATTATAGATCCAGTGTCAAACATGATcagtaataaataaaaaaaatttgcaacaaaaacaTTACAAATAGTGAATTTTAATACCATAAATTTTTAGTAACTAACCTTATTATATTGACAAAAGGTTATTTATGACGTTAAATATCACTCTCTCTAATGTTTctattgcaatttttttttattatttgctgTTAATCATGTTTGACAATAGGTATGAAACTGCAAAGAGTAATTTAGATTTTGCATTAAGTAAAAGATATAGAATGATATGCTTTTTTTTTATGCTACATGTGATTTGATTTCTAATGataaacatcaaattttagttttttttttttaatatgtgGGTTGGTTATTGAATTAACTAAATAACGTAGTACATGAGGGGCAATAATAGAATCGTGTTATCTTTTCTCTcctaatatcactttttaattaCTAATTGGGCCTAAATGTTACATGATAATTAATATCAATGAAAATTAgtgtaattttttgaaaattgaagGGGACCCAATGATATAGTTGGAAACTTCGCGAGATGTTTCTGAAATTACCCCTTATGATTATGAAATAGTAGCAGAAAGATTGGATAATTAGCCCCTCCTCTCGCCTCCCtcgtctttttttattttttggttctGTAGTTGACTAATAATGGTAGTACTATAATACTAATGCTCAGTACAGATATCTGTTTGACTACTCCTTTTCTCTGTTCTTTATCTGCACTCTTTATTAATCTTATAAAGTCTTTTACTGCTGTAGGGTCGGAGCGGCCGCGCCCTGGTGTCAGTGGGTTTTACAATTACAAGCGacatttgtatttattttttaaaccccGTAAACCAAAAGGCAATAATGAACAATGTGATTAAAAAGAAAGGTTAAAAGAACTAAACCCCCGTGAAGTTTACTCCCCTCAACTTAATACATAGGCATTTTGCCCCCCCTTTTTTATGTTTATGACAAAAGTGGTCCTTCCAAATTAATTATtacattatttatttttccttcctttttgcCCTTTTCAACTTGTCcattttccttatattttttaaaattttctcatttctcTCATGGGATCaactattttttctcttttctattATTGTCTATACCGAAATAGTATAGCTATCCTTCTTCTGACACAGCAATGCAATTTTAATCAGTATCGAAAAGAAgtgttaatctttttttttttttggctttacTTCTTCTTTAGTTGATGTTAAATGATGCCTCATTCAATAGAGAATTCTTCCAGTGAAAAAGATTATTATATTCTtacacttttattttattttttgtaagtagatgTCAGAtctaaaaattcccttttcatACTTGTAGagggaatttttttattttagaaaaagaatTGTGATGCTTTCTTCTTATATTCGATCAAAGTTGAAGGATTTAGTTACAAGGATGAACCTTAGAATATGGAAAGATAAAATGTGGAactcataaataaaaataaaaatgattagTTTTAAAACTTAgttgaataaaaaaaagatttttttgatTAATTCAGTGATAACGTTTTTATTCTCAATTGTTCAAGATATTATATGAATGAACCTATTACCAAATCTAACGATTCATACTTAAAGCAAAGTCAAAAGGTTTAGTTTATATGCTTATTCTTTATTCTAAAATCAAGAATAGGTTCGACAAATTTTAAAATAgaagttatgatcaaaatagaaatgataaaaaatattaactttaatgttcttaaatttattgtttatttatttttatcttttttacttatttttattgaaaacattaatcatcataaaatctAGGGAAAATAGCCAATTTCATCCCTAAATTTTTCACTAGTGTTGATTTAGTCCATAACTTTTATTCCTAGCCAATTTGATATGTGAACTTATTATGCAATTCCAATTAAGGACTTCCGTGACGGCTTCAGCACGTAAAATTAATTTGGCTCTtaattaaccaactaaacaagggtattttaggaacaTCACTTATGGGGCTATAATAAATTATGTAAAAAATCACAatattaaactttaaaaaaGTTTAATCTGGTGATTTTTTACACGATTTAAAAGTTTAATTTGGTGATTTTTTAAacgatttatttgtttttattaaagTCTCATGATAATACCCCTATTTAATTCGTCAATTAGGAGTCATATCAGTTTTAGGTAGTGGTACCATCGCGAAAGTCCTTAATTGGAACTACGAAATAAAGTTCAAGTATTAAATTAGTCAGAAATAAAAGTTAGGAACTAAATTTGcactaataaaaaatttagggaTGAAATTGGCTATTTTTCTCTATGCACATAACCTATTTCATATATTACTTAAATCAATGCGCCTAGTGTctagaataaaataatttttaataacaatgataacaaattcaaatcataaTAACTTCGttgttgtgacagccccaccttaccctaaggcgaaccaaagaggttagcggactgcctgcccagctctcgccaggactaacggtgcagtataaagcgatctatcacgttctgaaacttataatgcgcgcaaacaaggcaaaagggcaaaataacccaaaataaaagaaatgaaatctagagtcggccatgaatagtaaccgacccgtccgaaacccaaccaaacatcgaaatacatatacaacataacattaaccatttacaagccacaatggcatttaaacgtgatacaaaagtcactacatatgtgggttgccaaaacaaaagtgaaaacggccctaatgatacatttagggtcccattttatatacaatacaaaagaggcattcatctagttcattcggcaaccatttaacaaatttcattccaaaagagtcatattcctgtaaggaaaacaaaagacatgAGGTGAGCTaaatgcccagtgagaatacaaccaccatagcaactaagatcacataagcataaccgttcagttcaagtatgcaaataagaagtaaatcaaatcagtgaaaggatacggacggctctcaagagcccatttccacgcttatttcttgatccaacctcattgaccctccgtcaatgttaaagaataaccaaccgtagacaactctttacttccattccttccacccaacattccccaaccgggcccgcactccattcagtcattttagtaatactcgagtataccggaagcAAAGGtttcattaccacaagattccgcAGTGCAGTCCCCgaggcatgtcaattttcacgaccaaaccctcaccggctcgattcaattgactacctacggggttgagctcagtaatgcagtaaggtcgttggacattcgtctaaacaacaccaaatcagtttccatgaaatggaatgcaatgactcatatatcaagttcagtaagacagtgaaacagtagacaatCAGTgctactatcaaaaggggtgagggcggtcaaatacaccctcaccttaatcaattacaATATCCAAATAAGCCTTTAAGGCAACACaaccacatatagcaaagccacattagaacatttaagtgagtagtatactcaccaatcaagtaagTGATACTTCATGCACCgccgttaaacgaacgtcgtgcaccaacgtcacttcctagaacatgcaaacaaatgcaatgagactcgataacgagtcatatagccataccaattataaccctaatagggtttcatatgcataaataagcatcataggtaaccagaaattaagaaatggcattagcttaggccttaataaaaaaacagttttcgtcatacttttgcggtaatggcacaaaatgcgctacacttatcggatgagagtgtaagacccaccatctcgaagctaaaagatagggctacaacaatgtagaaggccactcagtccaaatcctagcacaactaggtcaaaaatgcagattaccaaaccagaaccgcaattgcaggttctcaaatcacacaaaactgtaattagtctatttcagtctacacaagtccaaatgcattgattccaaaggcatatgatagctaagacatccagatacatttcatcagaagacaccaataacaaaatccaaaccaattccagtcaaaatggccaattactagtgcagttttcgcattctgatcaacccagaacagcaacagtaaaatcgatatatctcactctacactaatccaaatgacctgaaat
It includes:
- the LOC113738491 gene encoding uncharacterized protein, which encodes MDFLKMKKFIRSQKPSLEINARDKTLPQPEEPKDKNVDDLDKAVDVDTSSTEAEDDDDDFITNEVKRRLKELRRKSFMALIPEEASPEDGEDVDEEEGDTSSSEWRDAQAEGQQFWSIFDALHDTYSERMLFFDRLIAQQLHEVDSHVPSSPSPRSSLKRLRSPFKCLSLKTVKEPEGEMEYLQPQASDPYEDLETAYVGQTCLTWEALHCQYTQLSQKISCGLETSTSYNQSAQQFQQFEVLLQRFIENEPFEQGSRPEIYARMRNSLPKLLQVPKVQGSDQKSMDEESDLLVLAPNLITIIESSILTFHQFLKTDKKKSGGVRNVFGSQDHMVTPLQQIQSSLEKKALKLKEQRNRTKSWKKKAWPSIAEDVDLLLGTIDVKVLSRVVRMVKMSKGQLFWCEEKMKRIDCCGGKLERDPSPILFPC